In Biomphalaria glabrata chromosome 8, xgBioGlab47.1, whole genome shotgun sequence, the genomic window gtcttagcttttttttttttgtctttcttttttttttcctttgattgAATTATCTATAAgccatttcattttaaaatgtttaattatttattttgatttactATTATGATTATGTCTTAGAACAATGATGTGTTTATAAATaccaatgtatttatttaaattttaaaaaccaaGACAGCGATGCATACCAGTTCGCCTCTAGTAGCAAATGTAATGAGACTGGCGATATATGGAAAGACTGTGatgtatttaaatatagatttacttaatataatatttatttatattgtacttttgaatttaaaatcaatacaataaaaaaaatcttattaaaatcaatttttgaaaaaaaaacataacagcGCCCGATAAGGGACTTGAACCCTTGACCCTCAGATTAAAAGTCTGATGCTCTACCGACTGAGCTAACCGGGCTCAGATTCGCAAATTAGGTCGATGTTTGTCACTGTACATTACACACCAGTGATAACATCTCGGGTCATTGCTTAATATTCTCAGGGACAGCCTGGAGGCCACTTGGGCCTAGGCATTAGTTTTGTGAGACACCCACATCTTTAagataaagttttaattaaaaaacaaacgtaTAACTAATAATgctaatatctaaaagcatgccatattttagaagaatgAGATATGGCactttcaaatttaatttaattttctttctttaaaaagttcTTAATATTAGAACTATAtgtcagtaggcctactaagtaTTTCTTGGCCCTATGTTCCAGTGTTGCATATAGCTAAATCCGGCCTTGAAATAAAGTGTTCAATAAAGGATTATGAATGATACGaaatgatactttaaaaaacaacattattaattataatcaatTAGGCCTAATAGAAGCAACTGCATTAGGTTTACATCTTCATTAAATTACTCATAGCGGGGTAAACAGATGAGGACACTGAAGACTACACAGCCCACTTAGCCAACATGAGCTAAAGCATAGCGATACATCAGCACAAAGTGAATAGAGTccaaaaagtattaaaaatgacATAAACACTTAAAAACTGCCATGCACAGAAACTACACACACTCCAAGGACATGATCGCGTAGCCTCCAGACTATTCACTAAAACAGTAACTTCTTGCTTTCCGTTCTAGTAAGAGTAACAGTGGTTCTAATTAGTATTGAAGTTCTATTCTCAGCCCAGTTTATCATATAAGAAATATTCCAAAAGTCCAATcatctagatcagcggttctcaaccttttaagctcggcgacccctttttacgatcccccactctgccgcaacccccccccccccccgcccgcacacacagcaatagaagcaTAGACAaagcaattcattttttcgatggtctttggcgacccctggtaaatcgtcaatcgacccccaaagggtgGCGACCCTTAGGTTAAGAGCCCCTGATCTAGATCTCTCACTAAATAGTGATGTTTAAAAGATGTATATAGCTGATTGTTAGCTAACGCTCTTCACCATCAATGTAAGCTGTTCTGTCCCTTAGTCAGCTGAACAGTTAGGGCACCACAAATGATCTGtcctttgtctctctctctatttctctctgtcttttagcCATGATTTGTGtctctttcattgacaggccTGTTTATTCTTCATGTTTTCTTCCCATCGCttcttttgtctgtctgtccttttttttttgcctggtactgttccctgcagaaagATCTGTAGGTAGAGTTTTAAAGTTTCCCTAAATAAAAAGGGCTAATGTGCTAAAGAGCTGATAGTTATAGCTAGAGAGGACAGAGTAGCTGTGCTATCATTCGAATAAGGGGGACAATCGATAATTGGGATTATCTAATAAAAGTTGTTCTTAGGGGATAATGGTTTGGTTCTCTACCAAGTGAGCAACTACCATTTGTAAGCATGCACCTTGGTTCCCTACCAAGTGAGCAACTACCATTTGTAAGCATGCACCTTGGTTCCCTACCAAGTGAGCAACTACCATTTGTAAGCATGCACCTTGGTTCCCTACCAAGTGAGCAACTACCATTTGTAAGCATGCACCTTGGTTCCCTACCAAGTGAGCAACTACCATTTGTAAGCATGCACCTTGGTTCCCTACCAAGTGAGCAACTACCATTTGTAAGCTTCCATGCACCTTGGTTCCCTACCAAGTGAGCAACTACCATTTGTAAGCATGCACCTTGGTTCCCTACCAAGTGAGTGTCAGGTGGGTTTTGTCCTCGCgctcatctagggtatgatgtactCCGCCGGGCTCCCCACCTGAGCAGTGTTTATTAGCTTTATGCCGGGGTTATAATTTAGCcttggctcgtctgcctgggcACCCCTAACAGTCTAGTAATCAATTTATGCAATACATATCTAGGAACGAATAAACCAAACTATTAACGTATACTAGTGAATAACAAtattgcatataacaacaaaggtttaatgagttaatgatatatatgatattatgaggcatacattatgaataaatatcaatGGCAATTACAGATTACATTCAACGggctatagcacaccttaatcaCAGTGCCATAGTCAATCCGGCCTCACAACGCCAACCCAACGCCACGGGCAATAGTCAACTACCAAGCCTACAACTCAGACttgactccagcagagtcccaagcctgcgtccctagataagaaaaatacacactccTTTGATACCGCCATTCTCACGATTATTAAAGAAACGATTGTAAAGCTAGGACATGTagaagatagtaaaataaactaacttacccaatactggggaataaCACCACACAGATCACTCAATCTCAAGGCACACCAAGAGAACACaaagagactcatctcaaggcacaacaagagaacaatgacaccaatatagcgCATCCTTAGAAACAGAACTAATAAGACCTTATGGTGCTCAAACAAAAATACCCTACCAGATGCGCACGACATCCCCCCTCTCCCTCTAACTGGATCTTGCGAAAACAAGTCcagtcttcaaaaaagaaattgaaaactgAAGTATATAGACAGCAAAAGGAATTAGGAAACATTGCCCAACATTGAAGCCGAAGAATACAACCTTCATAAAGTCaaaattacataattattcaCATAGATGATGTCGCAAAGAACAACATCCATCATAAAACTATTATAACATTACAATGCATAATAAAAGCAAGCAGTACATATTACATACATATTCATACATATCAAGCAATAGCTATAATAAAATAGTCTTCTTGTGCGAATCACACCAGTCTTGAGCACAAGTCTGCAAGTATATTGTCCTCTCCTTTTATGTGACACACGTCGAAATTGTAGTCCTGGAGCATCAGCGCCCACCTCGTAACACGGTGGTTCGTAAAGTTCGTGCTCCGGAGGTAAGCCAAGGCCTTGTGGTCTGTCTGAAGGTGAAACGTCGTTCCCCTAAGGTATCTATCCAGTTTTCTAATGGCAAATACAATAGCCAAGCCTTCTCTCTCGATGATGGAATACCTCTGCTCCCGAGGCAACAACTTGCGACTCACATACTTGACGGGATGCAGAACACCTTTCACGCACTGACTCAGTATACCGGAGATTCCTTTGTCCGAAGCATCGgtctgaagaaaaaatggcaatgAAGGATCAGGCAAACGAAGAATGGGGTACCTACACAGATATGCCTGCACCCTGCTCAAAGCCTCCGCGCACTCATGATTCCAGTGCACCTTAACAGACCGACCCCGACACAATAGATCAGTAACATGGAACAACTCCGCGTACCCTGGCGAACCTACTGTACAAAACCCGCCAACGCGATTACTAATTACATGTTTAATTTTTTCCAACCCTCTAGACCACTTTAAGCCTTAAACATTCGTTTAACCTAgatatctttaaaaagaaaaacagttgAACAAGATAATGCTACTATTATACCACCCGCGGTACAATTAAGCATGTCATTAATGATCTTCATCCTATACGACAGAAAAATGCAACTAGATTCGTAACCCAGATCCAATTGCTAAATTCAAATAGGATAAGATTGTACTATTACGATGGTATATGTTCTATTACATGAGCTTCATCATGTACATTTACTCTCCTACCAATGACTCAACCAACTAGTAACGCAATACTTTCATGTGTGTGCTAACCTATCAAACCACTACCGCAAAATTTACCGATGCGACCAAATTACTAACTTAATCATCACGTCAACCTCTCGAGCTCACGCGATGAGGGACTACCACAATACTTCTACTACCAAATTTCGACCTGTCCAAATATCTAACGGCCTTAGCAACGTCTGCTAAGTTCTTAAACCTTACATGTCCAACACCCATGGACTTCCCGTTTGCCTCTAAAACCTCCACAAACCCAAACAAACCAAACTCCCTAAACCTATCCTTAAGCTTTTGCCAGTTAACATTGAATGGCAAATTCATAATAGTAACTGTATAACGATCCGGCATTAACTTATACCTACGGCGACCTTCCGAATCGCGACGACCCTCTAGTCATCTATGTCTAGATCGCTGGTCTTGGTCATTGACAATATCATTGGGATCTACATCCTCAACTTCTGTCTCATTGTTTTGGGCAACAAATTCATTAGGGCACTCAGCTGATTTATGACCTTGCTCACCACACCTGAAACAAACAATTACCTTTCTTTTAACCACTGGACTCTGCTTAATCACAGGCTCACAACATGCTGCTGCCACATACACAGTTTCTTCTTTACTAATTGATACATTCGAATCAGCTACCTTAAAACCTTCGATTACCTCAAGCATGTTCTCTACCGTACTCTGTTTGTTTAAGACAAGCTGCCTGTACACCTCATTTGATACGCTTTCTAGTAtcctatttttaatgaaaagatCTTTGATCTCTTCTACTGTCTTACCGACCTCAGCCATTTTGCACCAGTTATCCAGTGCGGTCCTCAACTCGGTCACATACCCACGGAAGTCATTCTGCCGTGGTTTGACCCGGTGGAACCTTTTGCGGCATGTCTCTGCATTGATGTCTGCATGGCGTAGAAGTGCCGTTTTGACATCCTCATACTTGTCGCTAAGGAACAGACTGTCCCTCAACATAAAGTTTTTGAGAGGTGTCGTCAGTTTGTAGGACAACAGTAGGGCCCACTCTTTACTCTCAATCTTACACCTTGCTGCCACGGCCTCGAAGTGCGTCAGGTACGCCAGAAGATCGTCCTCTTCCTTCATGCCTTGGAAGTTCTTGTCTAGCCTGTCCAAGACACTCTTTTGTCGCACCTCAACTGCCTGACCTATCACTGCACCTGCCTCTGGCGCCGACTTCTCTTTAAGCCGTGCCAACTCCAGTTCATCTTTTCTCTTGAGCTCCTCTCTAGCATCTCTCTCCTTCCACCTCTCGTGTTCCTCACGCCTGGCCCTCTCCTCTCGTTCATGTCTGGCGGCCTCatctgccttcgcctctttcttCAATCTCTCCTCTCGCTCAAACTCCTCCTTCTTAGCTCTCTCATAGTCAGCCTTCTGCTCTGTCACATACCTCTCCAACCTCTCACCATCATACCCGAGAGCACGGCCGTCACTGATGAACTGGGCGGTTAGAGTCAACCTTGTCTCCATCACACAGATTATTTAATTCTAATTACAGGCTAACTAGCGCTAACAAAAACCAAAGTTAGATCATAGagataaaaaggaaaaatatatatatattatttcttaattaCAACGGGCTAACTGAAATCACGGGCGCATCGACAAATACAGGGCCAAGGACTTATCTGCTCAGTATCCCGCGTCGGAAGAAAATCGCCTCACTCCAGGCTCCGCAGAAGAGAAAAGCCACAGACAACCAAAGCCACTGGAGCAGACCAACGGTTCTAACTTCAGGACGGTTCCGGTACACCAGCCAGCAAGACACACAGTTTCAGGTCGATCCCGTCGACAGGCACTCGATCCACTCACACGTTGCGCTCAGAATCAGAGGATTCAGGCGTTGgtgacaataaataaaagaacaggTTACAATAGTTTCAAATAGTAAATATACACTCTAAGTTTCTCGATACATATTGTGAACTAATCCCATTAGACAAAATACAAGGGATGCCCGTCTAATCTATTTAGTGCTGCACAACAGCAGACCGCTTTAACAtcataaatgtatttactgatcactttaaaatatacaaaacatatCCATTATGTATCTGCATTTTATACTGGCCCTAGCGGTCAAATAAAGGACACAGAGGtcacaaatttgacatttacATATTGTTTCCCAGAGCCCCCATTTCTGTCAGGTGGGTTTTGTCCTCGCgctcatctagggtatgatgtactCCGCCGGGCTCCCCACCTGAGCAGTGTTTATTAGCTTTATGCCGGGGTTATAATTTAGCcttggctcgtctgcctgggcACCCCTAACAGTCTAGTAATCAATTTATGCAATACATATCTAGGAACGAATAAACCAAACTATTAACGTATACTAGTGAATAACAAtattgcatataacaacaaaggtttaatgagttaatgatatatatgatattatgaggcatacattatgaataaatatcaatGGCAATTACAGATTACATTCAACGggctatagcacaccttaatcaCAGTGCCATAGTCAATCCGGCCTCACAACGCCAACCCAACGCCACGGGCAATAGTCAACTACCAAGCCTACAACTCAGACttgactccagcagagtcccaagcctgcgtccctagataagaaaaatacacactccTTTGATACCGCCATTCTCACGATTATTAAAGAAACGATTGTAAAGCTAGGACATGTagaagatagtaaaataaactaacttacccaatactggggaataaCACCACACAGATCACTCAATCTCAAGGCACACCAAGAGAACACaaagagactcatctcaaggcacaacaagagaacaatgacaccaatatagcgCATCCTTAGAAACAGAACTAATAAGACCTTATGGTGCTCAAACAAAAATACCCTACCAGATGCGCACGACAGTGAGCAACTACCATTTGTAAGCTTCCATGCACCTTGGTCCTCTACCAAGTGAGCAACTACCATTTGTAAGCTTGCACCTTGGTTCCCTACCAAGTGAGCAACCACCATTTGTAAGCTTGCACCTTGGTCCTCTACCAAGTGAGCAACTACCATTTGTAAGCTTCCATGCACCTTGGTCCTCTACCAAGTGAGCAACTACCATTTGTAAGCTTGCACCTTGGTTCCCTACCATGTGAGCAACTACCATTTGTAAGCTTCCATGCACCTTGGTCCTCTACCAAGTGAGCAACTACCATTTGTAAGCTTCCATGCACCTTGGTCCTCTACCAAGTGAGCAACTACCATTTGTAAGCATGCACCTTGGTTCCCTAATGTTCTGTCAAAGCTCACCGCAATCGTAAAAGACGCAAATGGTAGGACTAATTTTACAGTCTCATCCTACCATGGCTTGCACGAGATAGTGATATTGTGGTGATATTGTGGTGATATTGTGGTCAACGTGTAAGGGTAGATGAGATGTGTGATTTTTTAGTTAGTAGAGGACTAGACTCAGAGAGAGTTAGTTGTGTACTAAACTCAGAGAGAGTTAGTTGTGTACTAGACTCAGAGAGAGTTAGTTGTGTACTGAACTCTGAGATTGTAAGTTGTGAGCGGGACTATAGTATGACTTAGTCGAGAGTTGTGTAGTAGGAAAGTATTGTCCTATGGTAGATAGTCCATTTGGATGTTGTACCTACCGACTAGCAGACATTCACTGATCCCGTGTCTTGTACTTGATAGCACTTTCTGATCGGAACCTCTGTGCCACTAAGTCTGAACAATGATGCAaataaaggaaacaaatacTAATATATTGTTGCATCCACTATCTCAGATAAGAACAtgagaaaaacaattttaaacggttaaagaaatattttttaaagaaataaaaactaattgAAGCAACTAGACTAATTGGAATGACGGCTTGAATCAGACCGTCGTACACGTGTTACGGTTTCAGAAGTTTGTTTGATTTAAAGAAGACGCAGTGACCGAGTGCGATTACCAGGGCGCCCAGCATCGTGTTCCGCGTGGATGGTGTCCGTGATTTATGAAATGATGAACTTGGAACACacactgtcacacacacacaatgaattCCATGACGAGTACAAGCCCTTGTTGTTGTATCAACAAAATAGAAAGGAGATGATAACTGAGGGCAATGACGAAATGATCGAATCTTACGCCTCGAGTTACGGGCCATGAAATCTGAATTGCAGGAGTTAGCCTCGTTATGACCAGATCTCCTGCAACGTGGAAAATGATGCCTGTTGGGACGGGTGAGAGGTGGAAGAAGAGAGAGGGTAGAGTGAGTGACAAGCTTCACTGAATACTGCCATCAGATGTTACCTTGACTGGAAAGTGAAATGGAACTGGCACTGCACCTGGTGGTCTCGCTAGAAAAGGTAGGTTCTAATTGTTGGTTCACCCTTGAAGACAAAGATAAGCTTGATTTGACTTCCGGTGTAATTACAAGCGGCCTCTTGCTAATTTGTGCGAACAGTTCGTGAGGTCAACTCGGAACTCAGTATCCAAGTCTATACGTCACGTGGTCTAACAGAATGATACGATATAAATTAAAATCGAATTTTTCCTCCTACCATAAGAAAGGAAATCCAAATTGGTTGAGTTCAAATGAATttatcacattttaaaatacatttgctCCTAGATACATTTGATAGGattaagataagatttaaaGGAAGTACTTTAGGTTAACAATTAGtctattgtttgtttagatctagatacaagTTTAATACATCGTTTGGTCCagcatgtaattttttttctatttcattgactTAAGAAAATACAGGCCGTTTAGATAAACGCTAGACATAGATGCTATACATACAGAGGCTATAGACGTGGACTTTCTAGGCACAGACTTTAGAGATATAAAGCTATAGACGTAGGCGCCATAGACACATACGTTAGAGGCAGACGTTAATGGCAGACACTAGAGGCACTGACTTTATAGACGTAGACACACGATAGAGACACAGAAGCTATTAACTAAGACGCTATAGACACAGACGCTATAGACACAGACGTAGACACTATAGGCACAGACGCTATAGACACAGACGTAGACACTATAGACACAGACGCTATAGACACAGACGTAGACGCTATATACACATACGCTATAGACACATACGCTATAGACACATACGCTATAGACACAGACGTAGACGCTATAGACACAGACG contains:
- the LOC129927897 gene encoding uncharacterized protein LOC129927897 codes for the protein METRLTLTAQFISDGRALGYDGERLERYVTEQKADYERAKKEEFEREERLKKEAKADEAARHEREERARREEHERWKERDAREELKRKDELELARLKEKSAPEAGAVIGQAVEVRQKSVLDRLDKNFQGMKEEDDLLAYLTHFEAVAARCKIESKEWALLLSYKLTTPLKNFMLRDSLFLSDKYEDVKTALLRHADINAETCRKRFHRVKPRQNDFRGYVTELRTALDNWCKMAEVGKTVEEIKDLFIKNRILESVSNEVYRQLVLNKQSTVENMLEVIEGFKVADSNVSISKEETVYVAAACCEPVIKQSPVVKRKVIVCFRCGEQGHKSAECPNEFVAQNNETEVEDVDPNDIVNDQDQRSRHR